A region from the Paraburkholderia flagellata genome encodes:
- a CDS encoding AI-2E family transporter — MTAYHRQSLFWGAVALSAGVLLWTLRPVLTPFLLGAMIAYVLQPGVEWLVRHRVPRGLAAFVMISVFAFLVMLLILLLFVVIQREGPELAKQVPSLVTKLDATLQPRLAFLGIHYSLDLANVRDALTARLISDEQGAVLAAWQYVRTSGDMMMSIVGNVVLVPLVLFYLLYDRHEALERMESFVPRRWLGRTRHFVAEIDHMLAQYLHGQLLVVVILAVFYPTALAIAGLDIALPVGLLTALAVLVPYIGFSSALVLALLAAFLQFGNWYGFAAVVAVYGIGQVLESVVLTPRLVGERIGLHPLAVIFSLLAFGQLFGFFGVLLALPVSAVVASALRELRRGYLASTLYRD; from the coding sequence ATGACTGCCTACCACCGCCAATCATTGTTTTGGGGAGCCGTTGCGCTGTCGGCTGGCGTCCTGCTATGGACCCTGCGTCCCGTCCTCACGCCGTTTCTGCTCGGTGCCATGATCGCGTACGTTTTGCAGCCGGGCGTGGAATGGCTGGTACGTCATCGCGTACCCCGCGGTCTTGCCGCGTTTGTCATGATTTCCGTGTTCGCGTTTCTCGTCATGCTGCTCATTTTGCTGCTATTCGTGGTCATCCAGAGGGAAGGGCCCGAACTCGCAAAACAGGTGCCTTCGCTGGTGACCAAGCTGGACGCAACGCTGCAACCCCGGCTGGCTTTTCTGGGAATCCACTACTCGCTCGATCTGGCGAATGTCCGCGACGCCTTGACAGCGCGACTGATATCAGACGAGCAAGGCGCTGTCCTCGCTGCGTGGCAGTACGTGCGTACGAGCGGCGACATGATGATGAGCATCGTCGGCAATGTCGTGCTAGTGCCGCTCGTCCTTTTCTACCTTCTCTACGACAGGCACGAGGCGCTCGAGCGCATGGAGAGTTTCGTGCCGCGGCGCTGGCTCGGAAGAACCCGGCACTTCGTTGCGGAGATCGATCACATGCTGGCGCAGTATCTCCACGGGCAACTGCTCGTCGTCGTGATCCTTGCGGTGTTTTATCCCACAGCGCTGGCTATCGCCGGACTGGACATTGCACTGCCTGTCGGCCTTCTTACCGCGCTTGCCGTGCTCGTCCCTTATATTGGATTCTCGAGCGCGCTGGTGCTTGCGCTTCTCGCTGCGTTTCTGCAATTTGGGAACTGGTACGGCTTCGCGGCGGTGGTCGCCGTATACGGAATCGGGCAGGTACTCGAGAGCGTTGTTCTTACACCCAGGCTCGTTGGCGAGCGCATTGGCCTGCATCCGCTGGCGGTGATTTTCTCGTTGCTGGCGTTTGGGCAACTGTTCGGTTTCTTCGGCGTGCTGCTTGCGCTGCCTGTGAGTGCCGTCGTTGCTTCGGCGTTGCGAGAACTACGACGGGGCTATCTTGCCAGCACCCTTTACCGGGACTGA
- a CDS encoding efflux RND transporter permease subunit: MNARDHEHALDSAPANASGEASASGTGFNLSSWALRHQQLVIFLIGLATLFGVIGYTRLAQSEDPPFTFRTMVIKTYWPGATAREVQEQITDRIGRQLQAAPYVDNIKSYSRPGESMIFFAMKDSAPVKEVPETWYQVRKKVGDIAATLPRGTVGPFFNDEFGDVYTNIYALEGDGFTPAQMHDYADQLRTVLLRVPGVAKVDYFGDPDQHIFVEISNAQLTRLSISPQQLARAIDAQNTVAPVGNITTADDRVFVRPSGAFKNEQALADTLITVNNRSFRLGEIATIKRGYDDPPVTQMRVGGHAVLGIGVTMQKGGDVIDLGKALDAKTAQLQASLPAGLKLDPVSSMPHAVKHSVDDFVEAVGEAVAIVLVVSLVSLGLRTGMVVVITIPIVLAVTALCMHLFGIGLDKVSLGTLVLALGLLVDDAIIAVEMMAVKLEQGWSRMRAAAFAYTSTAFPMLTGTLVTVSGFLPIALAKSSTGEYTRSIFEVSAIALIVSWFAAVVLVPLLGFHLLAERKAHASGGHGHEHDVYNTGFYRRLSGWVACCIDRRWVVLGVTVVLFVIAMGAFTRVPQQFFPNSERPELLVDVRLPEGASFEATLREAKRLEKVLDSKPEIAHFVDFVGTGAPRFYLPLDQQLQQPNFAQFVITAKDVETREQLMHWLDAKLEKDFSGVRTRVARLENGPPVGFPIKFRVSGDDIATVRSIAETVAETVRADSRTRNVQFDWDEPAERSISFEIDQNRARQLGVTSEDVSSFLAMTLSGYTVTQYRERDKLINVDLRAPKSERIDPAKLTSLAIPTPSGPVPLGSLGRVRDTLEYGVIWERDRQPTITVQADVRGEAQGIDVTRDIEHALTAVRAKLPVGYRIEVGGAVEESVKGQTSINAEMPLMIIAVLTLLMIQLKNFARTFIVVLTAPLGLIGVVTALLLFGKPFGFVALLGVIAMFGIIMRNSVILVDQIDQDIAAGHARFDAIIGATVRRFRPIMLTAAAAVLALIPLLRSGFFGPMATALMGGITIATVLTVFFLPALYATCFRVRRDERGAQEVVVEHTEG; the protein is encoded by the coding sequence ATGAACGCGCGCGACCACGAACACGCGCTCGACAGCGCGCCGGCGAACGCTTCTGGCGAGGCAAGCGCCAGCGGAACGGGCTTTAACCTCTCTTCATGGGCGCTGCGGCACCAGCAGCTGGTGATTTTTCTGATCGGCCTGGCCACGCTTTTTGGGGTGATCGGCTATACCCGTCTTGCGCAATCCGAAGACCCGCCGTTCACGTTCCGGACGATGGTCATCAAGACGTACTGGCCGGGCGCGACCGCCCGCGAAGTGCAGGAACAGATCACGGACCGGATTGGCCGCCAGCTGCAGGCGGCACCGTATGTCGACAACATCAAGAGCTACTCGCGTCCTGGCGAGTCGATGATCTTCTTCGCGATGAAGGACTCGGCGCCTGTCAAGGAGGTGCCCGAGACCTGGTACCAGGTCCGCAAGAAGGTGGGCGACATCGCGGCGACGCTGCCGAGGGGAACGGTCGGACCGTTCTTCAACGATGAGTTCGGTGACGTCTACACGAATATCTACGCGCTCGAAGGCGATGGCTTTACGCCCGCGCAAATGCACGACTATGCGGACCAGCTGCGTACGGTTCTGCTGCGCGTGCCGGGCGTCGCGAAGGTCGACTACTTCGGCGACCCTGATCAGCATATCTTCGTCGAGATCTCGAATGCGCAACTCACGCGCCTGTCGATCTCGCCGCAGCAACTCGCTCGTGCAATCGACGCGCAGAACACCGTCGCACCCGTCGGCAACATTACGACGGCGGACGACCGCGTATTCGTGCGGCCGAGCGGCGCGTTCAAGAATGAACAGGCGCTCGCGGACACGCTGATCACGGTCAACAACCGCTCGTTCCGTCTTGGTGAAATCGCAACCATCAAGCGCGGCTATGACGATCCGCCCGTGACGCAGATGCGCGTTGGCGGCCACGCAGTGCTCGGCATCGGTGTCACGATGCAGAAGGGAGGCGACGTCATCGACCTCGGCAAGGCACTCGACGCGAAGACGGCGCAATTGCAGGCGTCGCTGCCGGCCGGCCTGAAGCTCGATCCGGTCTCGAGCATGCCACACGCGGTCAAGCACTCGGTGGACGACTTCGTCGAGGCGGTTGGCGAAGCGGTGGCGATCGTGCTGGTTGTCAGCCTCGTTTCGCTCGGCCTGCGCACCGGCATGGTCGTCGTCATCACGATTCCGATTGTGCTGGCGGTGACGGCGCTGTGCATGCATTTATTCGGTATCGGCCTGGACAAGGTTTCGCTCGGCACGCTCGTGCTCGCGCTCGGGCTGCTCGTCGACGATGCCATCATCGCCGTCGAAATGATGGCCGTGAAGCTGGAGCAGGGCTGGAGCCGCATGCGCGCGGCGGCCTTTGCCTACACGAGCACCGCATTCCCGATGCTGACGGGCACACTCGTCACGGTCTCGGGCTTCCTGCCGATCGCGCTCGCGAAATCGAGCACGGGTGAGTACACACGCTCGATCTTCGAGGTATCGGCCATTGCGCTCATCGTTTCGTGGTTCGCTGCCGTCGTGCTGGTGCCGTTGCTGGGCTTCCATCTGCTTGCGGAGCGCAAGGCTCACGCGAGCGGTGGCCACGGCCATGAACACGATGTCTACAACACGGGCTTTTACCGGCGCCTGTCGGGCTGGGTCGCGTGTTGTATCGACCGACGCTGGGTCGTGCTCGGCGTCACCGTCGTGCTCTTCGTCATTGCGATGGGGGCCTTCACGCGCGTGCCGCAACAGTTCTTCCCGAACTCCGAGCGGCCCGAACTGCTGGTCGACGTCAGGTTGCCGGAGGGCGCTTCGTTCGAGGCGACATTGCGCGAGGCAAAGCGCCTCGAGAAGGTCCTGGACAGCAAGCCCGAGATCGCGCATTTCGTCGACTTCGTCGGCACAGGTGCACCGCGCTTTTACCTGCCGCTCGACCAGCAACTCCAGCAGCCCAACTTCGCGCAGTTCGTCATCACCGCAAAGGACGTCGAAACACGCGAGCAACTGATGCACTGGCTCGACGCGAAACTGGAGAAGGACTTTTCCGGTGTCCGCACACGTGTGGCACGACTCGAAAACGGGCCGCCCGTGGGCTTCCCGATCAAGTTCCGCGTGAGCGGTGACGACATCGCGACGGTGCGATCGATCGCGGAAACGGTCGCAGAGACGGTCCGCGCCGACTCCCGCACGCGCAACGTCCAGTTCGACTGGGACGAACCGGCCGAACGTTCAATCTCGTTCGAGATCGACCAGAACCGGGCGCGCCAGCTTGGCGTCACGTCAGAGGACGTTTCGAGCTTCCTCGCTATGACGCTGTCCGGCTACACCGTGACGCAGTACCGCGAGCGCGACAAGCTCATCAACGTCGATCTGCGTGCGCCGAAGAGCGAGCGCATCGATCCCGCAAAGCTCACGAGCCTTGCGATTCCGACACCGAGCGGCCCGGTTCCACTCGGCTCGCTCGGACGTGTGCGGGACACGCTCGAGTACGGCGTGATCTGGGAGCGCGATCGCCAGCCGACCATCACCGTGCAGGCCGACGTGCGCGGCGAGGCGCAGGGCATCGACGTGACGCGCGACATCGAGCACGCACTCACGGCCGTGCGCGCGAAGCTGCCTGTGGGGTACCGGATCGAGGTGGGCGGGGCGGTCGAAGAGAGCGTAAAGGGCCAGACGTCGATCAACGCGGAAATGCCGCTGATGATTATCGCGGTGCTGACACTGTTGATGATCCAGCTGAAAAACTTCGCACGCACCTTCATCGTCGTTCTTACCGCACCGCTGGGTCTGATCGGCGTGGTGACTGCGCTCTTGCTGTTCGGCAAACCGTTTGGCTTCGTCGCGCTGCTTGGTGTGATCGCGATGTTCGGGATCATCATGCGCAACTCCGTGATTCTGGTGGACCAGATCGATCAGGACATCGCGGCGGGCCACGCGCGCTTCGACGCCATTATCGGCGCAACGGTGCGGCGTTTCAGGCCGATCATGCTGACGGCCGCTGCCGCCGTGCTCGCGCTGATTCCGCTGCTGCGCTCGGGCTTCTTCGGGCCCATGGCGACCGCGCTGATGGGCGGCATCACCATCGCCACGGTGCTGACGGTGTTTTTCCTGCCCGCGCTTTACGCGACGTGCTTCAGGGTCCGTCGCGACGAGCGCGGCGCGCAAGAGGTCGTCGTCGAGCATACGGAGGGTTGA
- a CDS encoding efflux transporter outer membrane subunit: MTFTYKTTVLAVAAGLALTACSFGPSGEAPAMPSPKHYGAQAQPAKTVAAGGVVQTFDVGATPGPQWWRLYRCAPLDALVEEGLRNSPTLAATQRTLAAAQEQLRAQIGSSTLPSIDGAAQVQRARTPVAPQLGLPEQVQYNFFAGQLLAHYTFDLFGQTRYMNSASAARVNVQAFELEASRRALAANIVAATINVAALDREIALTERLVTVSNDAANEDAQRSALGSVSRVQALESKQDAASIAATLPELRQQRATAVHALAVLMGRTPDNAPSVPDLDSLSLPEHVPVAVPSDLLRSRPDIQAADAAVKAAAADVGEATAQLFPSLSLTGAMGRGGFSWPAVVSGAGGLWAIGASLSQPIFHGGALFAQRRASIDTYDATVLHYKSTVLSAFQDVANSLAALENDAQTQASSEVAADAARTAFEDTSSRQRLGSLPSAATHASESRYLNAEIGAVRAAGQRMSDTAALFQAMGELPPPQQTQQTAASTH; this comes from the coding sequence ATGACTTTTACCTACAAGACAACCGTGCTGGCCGTGGCCGCAGGACTCGCTCTGACGGCGTGCTCGTTCGGGCCGAGCGGCGAGGCGCCGGCAATGCCGTCGCCCAAGCACTACGGTGCGCAGGCGCAGCCGGCGAAGACGGTGGCCGCGGGTGGCGTTGTGCAGACGTTCGATGTCGGCGCGACTCCCGGGCCGCAATGGTGGCGGCTCTACCGTTGCGCCCCGCTGGATGCGCTCGTCGAAGAAGGACTGCGCAACAGCCCGACGCTTGCGGCGACGCAGCGCACGCTCGCAGCGGCGCAAGAGCAACTGCGCGCGCAGATCGGCTCATCGACGCTGCCATCGATCGACGGCGCCGCGCAGGTCCAGCGCGCGCGCACGCCGGTCGCGCCCCAGCTTGGCCTCCCCGAGCAAGTGCAATACAACTTCTTTGCCGGGCAGTTGCTCGCGCACTATACGTTCGACCTCTTTGGCCAAACGCGCTACATGAATTCGGCGAGCGCGGCCCGTGTGAATGTGCAGGCGTTTGAACTGGAAGCGTCGCGCCGTGCGCTCGCTGCAAACATCGTGGCGGCCACGATCAATGTGGCGGCACTCGATCGGGAGATTGCGCTCACCGAGCGGCTCGTTACGGTATCGAACGATGCGGCGAACGAAGATGCGCAGCGCTCCGCGCTCGGCTCCGTTTCACGTGTACAGGCGCTCGAGTCGAAACAGGACGCGGCTTCCATTGCGGCGACGTTGCCGGAGTTGCGTCAGCAACGCGCGACGGCGGTTCATGCACTCGCGGTGCTGATGGGCCGTACGCCGGACAATGCCCCGAGCGTGCCGGATCTGGACAGCCTCTCGCTGCCCGAGCACGTGCCCGTCGCCGTGCCTTCGGATCTGTTGCGCTCGCGCCCGGACATCCAGGCAGCCGACGCCGCCGTCAAGGCGGCGGCTGCCGATGTGGGCGAGGCAACGGCACAACTCTTCCCGAGCCTTTCGCTGACGGGCGCGATGGGGCGCGGCGGCTTCAGCTGGCCAGCAGTGGTTTCGGGCGCGGGCGGCCTTTGGGCCATCGGCGCGAGCCTCTCGCAACCGATCTTCCATGGCGGCGCCCTGTTCGCGCAGCGCCGCGCGTCGATCGATACTTACGACGCCACGGTGCTGCACTACAAGTCCACTGTGCTCTCGGCGTTCCAGGACGTGGCGAATTCGCTCGCCGCGCTGGAGAACGACGCACAGACCCAGGCGTCGAGCGAAGTCGCCGCCGACGCCGCGCGCACGGCATTCGAGGACACGTCATCGCGCCAGCGCCTCGGCTCGCTGCCTTCCGCCGCGACGCACGCCAGCGAGTCGCGGTATCTCAACGCTGAGATAGGCGCAGTGCGTGCAGCGGGCCAGCGCATGAGCGATACGGCCGCACTGTTCCAGGCGATGGGGGAACTGCCACCGCCTCAGCAGACTCAGCAGACGGCAGCATCAACGCATTGA
- a CDS encoding efflux RND transporter periplasmic adaptor subunit, producing MNIVKQPGLVELKRVRSLLPSFFQSTHKLTVVVAACSAFALSACHQHDAAVPEAKPVVALAVHPDGRVESNSLPAQVQARYSTPLSFRVGGKVIERRVRIGDTVKAGQVVALLDPTDLQNNLVNARAQLDAAEHRLVFARQQLDRDQAQARANLIAPAQLEQTEDAYASALAQRTSALAQMALATDHLRYATLTADHDGVITSEDVDTGQNVQATQAVYHLDWTGDVDVVCDAPERTLNALAVGSNARVTLPALPGKTFEARVREVSAAADPQSRTWRVKLTLTAPSPEVRLGMTANVAFSAADDAGQVFTLPVTALFHKGENPAVWVVRTGGDTLELRPVTIERYGERTVSFSSGLHDGDRVVLQGVHAVSAGQHVQVVPPLHSEDASV from the coding sequence GTGAACATCGTGAAACAACCCGGTCTTGTCGAGCTGAAACGAGTGCGCTCCCTGTTACCTTCCTTCTTTCAATCGACGCACAAGTTGACTGTCGTCGTTGCGGCGTGCAGCGCCTTCGCGCTTTCAGCGTGCCACCAGCATGACGCAGCCGTCCCGGAGGCCAAGCCTGTCGTTGCGCTTGCGGTTCATCCGGATGGGCGCGTTGAAAGCAACTCGCTGCCGGCACAGGTACAGGCGCGTTATTCCACGCCCCTGTCATTCCGGGTGGGAGGAAAGGTCATCGAGCGGCGAGTGCGTATCGGCGATACGGTCAAGGCGGGGCAGGTGGTTGCGTTGCTCGACCCGACGGATCTGCAGAACAACCTCGTCAATGCGCGCGCGCAGCTCGACGCCGCCGAGCATCGTCTCGTTTTTGCCAGGCAGCAGCTCGACCGCGATCAGGCTCAGGCACGTGCGAACCTGATTGCTCCCGCGCAACTGGAGCAGACCGAAGATGCCTACGCTTCGGCGCTTGCGCAGCGCACTTCCGCGCTCGCCCAGATGGCGCTCGCGACGGATCACCTGCGCTACGCGACGCTGACCGCGGATCACGACGGCGTCATCACTTCCGAGGATGTGGATACCGGCCAGAACGTTCAGGCAACCCAGGCTGTGTATCACCTCGACTGGACGGGCGACGTCGATGTCGTTTGTGACGCGCCTGAAAGAACGCTGAACGCGCTCGCCGTCGGCAGCAACGCGCGCGTCACTTTGCCCGCGCTGCCCGGCAAGACTTTCGAAGCGCGCGTGCGCGAGGTTTCGGCGGCGGCCGACCCGCAAAGCCGCACGTGGCGCGTGAAGCTCACGCTGACGGCACCGAGTCCCGAGGTGCGTCTTGGCATGACCGCGAACGTGGCATTCAGCGCAGCGGACGATGCGGGCCAGGTCTTCACGCTGCCGGTAACTGCGCTCTTCCATAAGGGTGAAAATCCGGCCGTGTGGGTGGTGCGTACAGGCGGTGACACGCTCGAGTTGCGTCCGGTCACGATCGAGCGGTACGGCGAGCGTACTGTCTCGTTCAGTTCGGGACTGCACGATGGCGACCGCGTGGTCCTGCAGGGCGTGCATGCCGTGAGTGCCGGGCAGCATGTGCAAGTGGTGCCTCCGCTGCATTCAGAGGACGCATCGGTATGA
- a CDS encoding DUF3772 domain-containing protein, producing the protein MQQALLAAFRLIVLALSGLVAAVACAAGTSPPGADSGYFVPVSGVGSDAAEALNALQAREDAIRQRASTATGDAELIELDSLSRRIADDVDRLLATSLQPELGRTHAQLDVLGAAPVAGTSSETPAVAQQRNALTAQKTRLDAQVRQAEGIKGNLVNVDAQIARLLHAHLKDQLALRTDSILSAAFWAPMVHPEAADYQSLRAFGEQVEKLIRSMWQPGRFLATAILLLAALACATVGASLLERTLGLICLRRLPEGRLRRSAFAISTVFATLAATMVAMHLVSMAIVNQQSLSPALQTFTDELVKHIVNCALVLALGRAFLCTRHPTWRLPAIADPVAQALRSFPRTLAALLLFSGAIEQIHRAVDTSLQLTIFTRGLVALVVALTIGASLLHANRVRTALAAAGNSPEGRSTLAGLIHAAACIVVVGALAALVCGYISVARFLTYELVWFDIVLCSLYFLVMLTRDVCESIFSPAHASGNTIKHLFGLENAHLAQISTVFTGVCRSALIIAAVIALLTGGLGSTPAELIDSILEVLGGDRLRALNIVPDHIFSALLTSGIGIYLVRSVRKWFDRELLPKTEMSPGMRASLLTLFANIGYVLVVLQTLSVLGVRWHNLAWIVSALSVGIGFGLQEIVKNFISGLILLAERPVKVGDMISIAGIEGDIRRISVRATQIQLADKSTVIVPNSQLISQNVRNVTMGNTTQGIAALVLTFALDVDPERVREILLDVYRDHPSVLAHPAPSVMFSQLTPEGITLTVTGHVRSPRIAADTKSELLFAILKRLRAADIPLSNPRTVLVHAPHGYLPNGPGAASGGSPNSSSPLPGATSVSANRALGTAARSEHVADTDVRANCRSLHTEERPV; encoded by the coding sequence ATGCAACAAGCACTTCTGGCCGCTTTCCGCCTCATCGTCCTTGCATTGTCTGGCCTGGTTGCGGCCGTAGCGTGCGCGGCCGGCACCTCGCCTCCCGGGGCGGACAGTGGCTATTTTGTGCCCGTCTCCGGCGTCGGTTCCGATGCGGCGGAAGCACTCAATGCGCTTCAGGCCAGGGAAGACGCCATCAGGCAGCGCGCATCGACGGCAACCGGTGATGCCGAACTGATCGAGCTGGACTCGCTGAGCCGGCGCATAGCCGACGACGTCGACAGACTGCTCGCAACCTCGCTGCAGCCTGAGCTCGGCAGGACGCATGCGCAGCTCGACGTGCTGGGAGCGGCGCCCGTTGCCGGCACGAGTTCGGAAACACCCGCCGTCGCCCAGCAACGCAACGCCCTCACGGCGCAGAAAACGCGACTTGATGCGCAAGTCAGACAGGCGGAAGGCATCAAAGGCAATCTCGTCAATGTTGACGCACAGATTGCACGATTGCTTCATGCACATCTGAAAGACCAGCTCGCGCTGCGCACCGACAGCATTCTAAGCGCCGCGTTCTGGGCGCCCATGGTTCACCCGGAAGCGGCTGACTATCAGAGTCTGCGAGCGTTTGGCGAGCAGGTCGAAAAGCTGATTCGATCGATGTGGCAACCGGGACGCTTCCTCGCCACGGCGATCCTTCTGCTGGCCGCGCTAGCCTGCGCAACAGTTGGTGCTAGCCTTCTTGAACGAACGCTAGGATTGATTTGTCTTCGACGTCTGCCGGAAGGACGGCTGCGGCGCAGTGCCTTCGCGATATCGACCGTGTTCGCGACGCTGGCAGCCACGATGGTTGCGATGCACCTGGTCAGCATGGCCATCGTCAATCAACAAAGCTTGTCACCCGCCCTTCAGACCTTCACTGACGAGCTTGTCAAGCACATCGTCAATTGTGCGTTGGTCCTCGCGCTTGGCAGGGCGTTCCTGTGCACCCGGCATCCTACCTGGCGCCTGCCTGCTATCGCTGATCCGGTTGCGCAGGCGCTCAGATCTTTTCCGCGGACGTTGGCCGCACTCCTGCTGTTTTCAGGGGCGATAGAGCAAATCCACCGAGCTGTCGACACCAGCCTTCAGCTCACCATTTTCACTCGCGGTCTCGTCGCGTTGGTCGTCGCGTTGACCATCGGCGCGTCGTTGCTTCATGCGAACCGGGTACGTACCGCACTTGCCGCAGCCGGCAATTCGCCTGAAGGTCGGTCGACACTTGCGGGTTTGATTCATGCTGCCGCATGCATCGTCGTAGTGGGCGCCCTGGCTGCGTTAGTCTGCGGGTACATTTCCGTTGCGCGCTTCCTGACCTACGAGCTCGTGTGGTTCGACATCGTCCTGTGCAGCCTCTATTTTCTCGTGATGCTTACGCGCGATGTATGCGAAAGCATCTTTTCCCCAGCACATGCAAGCGGCAATACGATCAAGCATCTGTTTGGCCTCGAAAATGCCCATCTCGCACAGATCTCGACGGTATTTACCGGGGTTTGCCGAAGCGCACTCATCATCGCCGCAGTCATTGCACTGCTCACAGGCGGTCTCGGAAGCACGCCCGCGGAGCTCATCGACAGCATTCTCGAAGTGCTGGGCGGCGACCGGCTGCGTGCGCTCAATATCGTCCCCGATCATATCTTCAGCGCCCTGCTCACATCCGGCATTGGAATATATCTGGTGCGGTCCGTGCGCAAATGGTTCGACAGGGAGTTGTTGCCGAAGACAGAAATGAGTCCCGGCATGCGCGCGTCGTTGCTGACCTTGTTTGCAAATATCGGTTACGTACTCGTCGTGCTGCAAACCTTGTCTGTGCTAGGAGTCAGATGGCACAACCTCGCATGGATAGTCAGTGCATTGTCGGTGGGAATCGGTTTTGGTCTGCAGGAGATCGTAAAGAACTTTATTTCCGGGCTCATCTTGCTCGCGGAGCGACCGGTGAAGGTAGGCGACATGATCAGTATCGCCGGCATCGAGGGCGACATACGGCGCATTAGCGTACGTGCCACCCAGATCCAGCTTGCGGACAAGTCGACCGTGATCGTGCCGAACTCGCAGCTCATCTCGCAGAACGTCCGCAACGTCACGATGGGAAACACCACGCAAGGTATCGCCGCCCTGGTGCTTACATTCGCGCTGGATGTCGACCCGGAGCGCGTCCGCGAAATTCTTCTCGATGTCTACAGGGATCACCCTTCGGTTCTCGCGCATCCGGCGCCGTCCGTCATGTTCAGTCAGTTGACCCCCGAAGGCATCACGCTCACGGTCACGGGGCATGTCAGGAGCCCCAGGATCGCTGCCGACACCAAAAGTGAACTCCTGTTCGCCATCCTGAAGCGGCTCCGTGCCGCGGATATCCCTTTGTCGAACCCACGAACGGTTTTGGTCCATGCACCGCACGGTTACCTTCCCAATGGGCCTGGGGCCGCTTCGGGCGGGTCGCCGAATAGCAGTTCTCCGTTACCCGGCGCAACGAGCGTATCGGCGAACCGCGCTCTCGGCACGGCCGCCCGATCAGAACACGTGGCGGATACCGACGTCCGCGCCAACTGTCGATCCCTGCACACCGAAGAGCGCCCCGTGTAA
- a CDS encoding TetR/AcrR family transcriptional regulator, with protein MPNAPTSRSSRRSLAKVPAAGRESTATRSPRVARRKLETRLRLLDAAFALAAEKGIDSVTITEITNAADVGSGSFYNHFDSKEGIFAALVEWLFEEFATTLDRLATGLSDPAEAIAVSVRHTLLRAYQEPVWGQLLIREGLSTRVLSRGLGQRLMRDAKRGVSERRFMVADELMCVFSVIGTVVAAIAAELHLSGSSKRAVRARKALRSRHEKFAESTAAIVLQAFGLKRTEAERIAHRPLPAPPQAASVSSDTAA; from the coding sequence ATGCCCAATGCCCCGACTTCCCGCTCGAGTCGTCGGTCACTGGCGAAGGTGCCAGCGGCCGGTCGCGAGTCCACCGCAACACGATCGCCGCGCGTCGCCCGACGCAAGCTCGAAACGCGGCTTCGTTTGCTCGATGCAGCGTTTGCGCTAGCGGCGGAAAAGGGAATCGACAGCGTCACGATCACCGAGATTACGAACGCCGCCGACGTGGGATCCGGGTCCTTCTACAACCACTTCGACTCAAAGGAAGGGATCTTCGCCGCGCTCGTCGAATGGTTATTCGAGGAATTCGCGACGACGCTCGATCGTCTCGCAACCGGGTTGTCCGACCCGGCCGAAGCGATCGCGGTGTCGGTGCGTCATACGCTTTTGCGGGCCTACCAGGAGCCGGTTTGGGGCCAGCTACTGATACGCGAAGGGCTATCCACGCGAGTGTTGAGCAGGGGGCTGGGGCAGCGGCTGATGCGGGACGCGAAGAGAGGGGTTTCGGAACGCCGCTTCATGGTCGCGGACGAACTGATGTGTGTGTTTTCCGTGATTGGCACTGTTGTCGCTGCAATCGCTGCCGAGCTTCACCTCTCCGGATCTTCAAAGCGGGCGGTTCGCGCACGAAAGGCCCTTCGATCGAGGCACGAAAAGTTCGCCGAGAGCACGGCGGCCATTGTGTTGCAGGCGTTCGGCCTCAAACGCACCGAAGCCGAAAGGATTGCGCACCGTCCACTCCCGGCGCCCCCTCAAGCGGCGAGCGTCTCAAGCGATACGGCGGCATGA